A part of Anabas testudineus chromosome 9, fAnaTes1.2, whole genome shotgun sequence genomic DNA contains:
- the ficd gene encoding protein adenylyltransferase FICD, protein MAAVTVWRYTSGRVLGGWGPLLCVFLGSLVALLLPLVGVEDQCCAGLKGIAQLRCLLWGRSRQPPAVQSTSLTVPFTALDLLPQRSKPSIEMRLEAKAALQQALEMKKLGKREKAHKLLVHALSMNPDFVDALTELGTILEEEKDVVQADHLYTKALAISPCNERALVSRDRTLPLVEEIDQRYFSIIDSKVRQLMSIPKSNSALRRVMEETYYHHIYHTVAIEGSTLTLSEIRHIIETRYAVPGKSLQEQNEAIGVDAAMKYINTTLLSRSGAITVSDILEIHRRVLGYVDPVEGGRLRTNQVFVGHHIPPHPRHLQRHMEELVQWLNSDEALQLHPVEYAALAHYKLVYVHPFLDGNGRTSRLLMNLVLMQARYPPITIRKEQRAEYYAALDTANEGDVRPFIRFIAKCTEITLDTLLISTTEYAVGLPGASHGQACPDYKQTIPIHN, encoded by the exons ATGGCTGCTGTAACGGTGTGGCGCTACACCAGCGGCCGTGTTCTCGGAGGATGGGGCCCGCTGCTGTGCGTCTTTCTCGGCTCGCTGGTGGCCCTCCTGTTGCCCCTGGTTGGAGTGGAGGACCAGTGCTGCGCCGGCCTGAAGGGTATAGCTCAGCTTCGATGTCTGCTGTGGGGAAGGTCTCGGCAACCGCCAGCTGTGCAGTCCACCAGCCTCACTGTCCCTTTCACTGCCCTTGATTTGCTGCCTCAGAGGTCCAAGCCGAGCATAG AAATGAGGCTGGAGGCCAAAGCCGCGCTGCAACAGGCTCTAGAAATGAAGAAATTGGGGAAGAGGGAGAAGGCTCACAAGCTGCTGGTGCATGCACTGAGTATGAACCCGGACTTTGTGGATGCTCTGACGGAGCTGGGAACCattctggaggaggagaaggatgtTGTCCAGGCAGACCATCTCTACACCAAGGCCTTGGCCATCTCACCATGTAATGAGCGAGCTCTGGTCAGCCGAGACCGAACTCTTCCGTTGGTGGAAGAGATAGACCAGCGTTACTTTAGCATCATTGACAGTAAAGTGCGCCAGCTTATGTCCATTCCTAAAAGTAACTCTGCACTCCGCCGTGTGATGGAGGAAACCTACTACCACCACATCTACCACACAGTGGCCATTGAAGGCAGCACGCTCACTCTGTCTGAGATCCGTCACATCATTGAGACGCGTTATGCTGTCCCTGGCAAGAGCCTGCAGGAGCAAAATGAGGCCATTGGCGTGGATGCTGCCATGAAGTACATCAACACCACACTGTTGTCCAGATCAGGAGCCATCACCGTCAGTGATATCCTGGAGATTCACCGGCGAGTGCTTGGCTATGTGGACCctgtggagggagggagatTGCGCACCAACCAGGTGTTCGTGGGTCACCACATTCCACCTCATCCTCGGCACCTGCAGAGGCACATGGAGGAGCTGGTTCAGTGGCTCAACTCAGATGAAGCATTGCAGCTGCACCCTGTGGAATATGCAGCTCTTGCCCATTACAAACTGGTGTATGTGCATCCATTTTTAGATGGCAACGGGCGCACATCACGCCTGCTCATGAACCTTGTGCTCATGCAAGCACGATATCCACCAATCACAATACGCAAAGAACAAAGGGCTGAATATTATGCAGCCCTTGACACAGCCAACGAGGGTGATGTACGGCCCTTCATTCGCTTTATAGCCAAATGTACAGAGATCACACTGGACACACTGTTGATTTCTACAACAGAATACGCTGTGGGGCTGCCAGGAGCCAGCCACGGCCAGGCCTGTCCCGACTACAAACAGACTATCCCGATCCACAACTGA